The Kwoniella dejecticola CBS 10117 chromosome 6, complete sequence sequence ACCCCTCTCGAGGACTTCGAGCCCGTATATCTCCGATATAGGTTTACCGGGACCGGGAAGGAGGCAAAGTGTGACTGTTAGAATGGCGGATGACTCGTCCGgggatgaaggtggagatgtGGCGAGGGGTTTGGTACAGAGTGCGGGGGGAGCGATGTTtggaggaagagcaggatTAGGGATGACCCCTGGAACCCAGGGTGGAGTGGGTCcgatggatctggatccgGTAGAAGAGCTCGATGCGGTCGATCTGGAATTGCCTGTTGATGAGGAGGGCGTGGAAGTTAGGGTTTGGCAAGAGGCTTTgagggtgagttgagtcaAACCTCGCTTCGATTCGAGTCCACATGCCTATTTTTTCCATCCGTTTGTCTCCCCGAAACAGATCACTGGTTATCCCACACTGACAataaagctgatattgatgcCATCGTGATCTATGCAACGTTAGGCCGAATTACCTATCATCCTCCGATCAtccatccccatcttcttctctcaaCTCGCAGAATGGTCTCTCAACTTAGCCTCGGTCGTCTCCATCGGACACTTGGGAACTACCGAATTAGCGGCGTCCTCACTGGCATCTATGACAGCTGCCGTATCGTCCTTCTCGATCTTACAAGGTCTCTGCACGGCGATGGACACTCTTCTACCTGCCGCTTGGACTTCCTCTGACCCGTCCAGAGTCGGACTTTGGACCCAGCGAATGGCGGTCGTTTTGGCGGTGTCGATGATTCCAATGTTCATGATCTGGTGGAACATCGAAGGTGTCCTGGTCGCCCTGGGCCAGGAAGCGCATGTGGCTAAATACGCGGCTAGGTATTTGAGATGGTTGAGTTCGGGTATTCCGGGATACGGAGGGAATGTCTTGATGAAAAAGTGAGTATCGACCAGATCCTCCATATTGCAGCTTTGCAGCATTGCAGCATGTGATTGTTTGTTGTTAGCTGATTGAGAGATGtgtgatttgatctgatgaATCAGGTACCTCCAAGCTCAGAATCTGATGCATGTGCCTACATACGTGCTGTTCTTTGTGGCTCCCACCAACTTGCTCATGAACTATCTCTTCGTAAGTCTCGCTCTTCACTTTCTTTGTTCCGCTCAATCAGACGCAAAAAGCTGACTGTCTGTCGCGCAGGTATGGGGACCGGATTTCTGTAGACTCGGATTCGTGGGTGGTGCGCTTGCGACTGGAATGTCATACAACTTAGCTGTGAGTGTCTGTCGGATCGCATCGCTCTGCGCGTGACcgcgagagaaggaaaagaaatTACGCTGACATCCTAACATTAGTTCATCGCTTCTTTGACCTGGGCAATCCTTTATGGACCCAGAGAGGCATTCCATCCTGTCAAGTTCCAACATTGTTTCTCGAAATTGGGCACTGTCACTTCTCTCGGGTTGGCTGGTACGATCATGGTGAGCGTTGTCCTTCTCCGTATTTCTGGTGAATTTTGCTGATTCTtgcctgatgctgatcatgcctTGGCCAACATCGCAGCTTTCATCCGAATGGTGGGCTTGGGAAGCATGtgctttggcagcttctttACTTGGTCCAGTACACCTGGCAGCTCAATCAGTGCTTCTTTCGACAGCTTCCACGTTCTACCAAGTGCCTGCTGCGTTGGGAattgctgctgctgtgcGAGTGGGCAATTTGCTTGgtgctggaagaggatgggaggCTAAGTGGGCTAGTAGAGCTAGTCTTTTGTGGTCGTTGATCTTCGCGATCATCAATTCGTGAGTTTCGTAGTGACTCGACCCTCTATCGATGTCCAGTTTGCTAATTTTGTTGCGCGTTCTTTCATGTTTCTGGTAGATCAATCTGTGTGATCTTCAGGAAGAACTGGGGATACCTGTTTAACAACGATAGCGAAGTAGTCGAGCTCGTAGCTGAGATTATGCCTTACATCGCTTTGttccaggtgagtcgggtTTTCATTTTGCGGATCTCGATTGGCTATCTGACTCAATCCGATGCtaatgatgacgatcgaaATGGGTGCACTTTATAGCTCTCAGACGGAATAGTTTCAACAGCAGGAGCTGTCCTCCGATCACTCGGTTTACACACTACCGGTGCCCTAATCAACTTGACTTCATACTACATAATCGGCTTACCATTCGGATTATGGCTGACGTTCACCCCTCGTTTCCACTTGGGATTGATTGGAATATGGGTAGGACTCAGTATCGCTTTGGCGTATGCTAGTATCCTAGAATTCTGGATGGTGTGGAAAGCGAATTGGACCCGAGCAGTAGAGAGGATAAGAGAGAGATTGGGATTACCTGCTCATGGACAGATTGGCGAGGATGGGAAATGGGATTTGAGGGATGATTGTGGTGCCGAAGAGCACCAGAATGGGAGCGGGAGATacagggatgaagaggaggagaatgtTGTCTAGGTTGTCGCTTGAGAACGACGATGAGAAACGGAGATGAGGTTAAACTTGATTTGAGCGGATGTACGGTCACCCCGTACTGGTGGAGTTGCAAGTGGTGCTGTTAGAACGGCGTAGAATAAATCAGATTGAACGACAAAGTAATGTATATATAGTTAGAAATAGGATGGTGCCGTAGGAAAAGGCTGAGATAGAGTCTCTGAGTCATTTGCATAATGTTATAATGTTATCTTGTCTTTGCCTACGCGTGATAACTAGAGATTTAGCCCTTGCTCCATTACCTTATTACATTATTATTGTATTCAGGGTTATTGATGTGATGTCACCGCACGGATCGCGGGGCACTTTATACGCCAACAACCCTGCAACGGCATATTCCATACTCGTAGAGGCCTTGATTGATGTGACAACGCACAGCTAAAGCTGTATATActtatacatatacatatattcTCGAGCCGAGGAAGTACATGATAACGCTTCTCTCCTCGCATGAAGATAGCCTTTCGAAGACATTCGAACTCCACGCTCCGGAACGAAGCAACAACGAACAACGAGCGATCAAGGCGTGATCACCGCAGACTCCCCCACCCGTTCCCCCCTTCGCGGTGCGAATTTGACACGTAATAGATAGACTCTAAGTATCGGTCAGGCAGACTTCAACATGTCTTACCCATACCTAGCCAAGACAACGTGAGCTTCGCCTTGCCTTGTAGCACTTCTTCACGAATCTGAATACCATTTGCTAAATGGATCGCTGACACTGCCATTGGACTGGACAGTTTGAAATACAAGTCTCCTCATGCGACTGATCTGTCTTTCGCTAAAGATGAGACGTAAGTCCCCGAACTTCTCGTGCAACTGCGGATGAAATGAACGTCGATCCTGTTCAGGAGAGCTGATTTACCATGGACTCTTGTACGTGCAGAATCAGAGTCACTGGTCCgtcagatgacgatgaggattgGTTAGTTGGTGAGAATATGGACGGATCGAAATCAGGTGGATTCCCTAAGGTCAGTCTGAACCTGTCTGATCGTTCGTACTTTCCAGACATTGGAAACTTCCCAATGCCATCGCTGCAATAAATTTTACTCGAAAGCTGATCCCCCGTCTTCTCGTGACAATACAGGATTTTATCGTGCCAATTGAAGAATCAGAAGCAGCTGCTACGTCCGcccctccacctccacaaGTGAATGAACCTGCGCCCGTAATACCCGAATCTAAGGGTGAGGAACCAAAGGACGAACCATCGAGACCTCCTGTATCGATACTCGAGCCTgctccaccttctccccaactagatccttcttccagacTACCTACTCCTGCTATCGCCCCTTCTCCCGCTCCTCCCTCCCCTGCTGAACCTCCCGCACCAACACTGCcttcagctccagctcctccgGTAGAAGCTAGTCAACCCAAAGCACCCGCCGCTCTGACTGCGACAGATCCCGGCTCTCCACCGAAACCACAATCCATGAAAGACCGCTTGGCCTTCTTTGCGGCTGCCCAAGACAAGCCCGCTCCACCTCCGATAAAACCTAAACCTGCTGCAGGGGGTCTCACTTGGTCTCAAAGGCAGAAATTGcgtcaagagcaagaagccaaagaacgagaagccaATTCCACTTCAGCACCTGTCTCTGGCCCTACCGCCACTGCACCAATATCCTCTGAGCTACCTAAATCTTCGGCAGATAGTGCAGGCGCAGCAGCAACTTCAACAACTTCTGCAGAAGAcaaagagggtgagggaAAAGGCATGTCAGCTGCCGATGCCGCTAGCTCGATCACAAAAGGACAATCTCTGAAAGAGCGAATGGCTGCCTTGCAAAACCAAGGTGCTTTCGGTTcgggaggtggagaagagaaaagacCCGTTGCTCCCGTGCCAAGTGGGAAAGTATGGAAGAGACCACCGGCTCCACCTGCGCCAgtacctgaagaagaagctgagggCGACGGAAGTGAAGCTCACGAGAAGGTCAAATCGCCTGTCACAGAGGCAGGCGATACCCTAGATCAGGCTAGTTTACAAGAACGGGCGGaaggcgaggacgaagcggctccggaagaggaggaagatgaagaagagaaagaaaaggcTAGACGGGCTGCCATAGCCGCTCGAATGGCAAAACTAGGAGCGAGAGGACCTATGGGCATGATGCCTCCCGCCAAACCTGCCAGAAAGCCAACTAAGGAAGCTCTTTCTCCGGCTGAGGAGAAAACAGCACCTGTCTCCATACCTCCGGCCACTCCGGCCGCACCTCCGGCGAATCAAGAGCAAGAGGTAGATCAGACGCCTCAAGAAGGGACTACGCCCGCGGTCGCATCGTCCTCCCTTCCGAACGCGGAGTCAAACGCTCCCGAGACCGGCATGCCGAAATCCATCCCGATAGCAGCTatgccaagaagaacagCCCCTCCGAGAAGGCGAGGGCCGGCGGCTGCTTCAACGAAGACGCCTTCCGCTGAAGAAGTCCGGGACAGCCCCAAAGAGCCTGAAAATCGATTTGAGGGCACCGATGAGAATGGCCTGCCCGTACCTCCACCGCAAGTCATGGTCgctggtgaagaagatccgttGCCCAAGACTGACGAGCaattgaaggaagagagagaagctgaagaagctgctaagggtgaaggtggaatAGAAGGCGCGAAAGCTGCTGGTATTGCCCTCGCCCCTGTCAGTTCATCTTCTCCACGACAgcaggagaaagaggtagtCGACGAGACAAAATCTCAAGCAAGCAAAGTAACCCCGCTCGAGCCTGAGCTGCctgaagagagggaagagccCCTTGTTGGTGCGACGGGCGGCGCTGACGAATCGTCTCGAGGCACTGGTGTCATTGGTGCTGAAGGAGACGGCAAGATCATAGACAGATCGGCAAATGAGCCTCAAGAAATCCAAGAAGGTTTAGTCGAAGGtggggatgagaaggacgatATTCTCAAAGTTGCTCAAGAGGGTAAACTGCATTTACAACAATCAAGCGAAGACCCTttggacgaggaagagccGACTCCTTTGAGCCCGGATCCGATCGGCATGgtccctcttcatccgcctgCCGATGATGGGGAGAtaggtgaagacgatgagaccCCGCCCCTACCTCCACCAAGAAGCAAGCCTAGAGGACTATCAATGGATATCCCGTTagatgagctggagctgaAACACGAGCATGAGCATACGCATGATCAGCCAGCTgacaatgatgaagacggatccgaagctgaagatatCCCTCCTCCATTACAGTCGGCGAGAAGAGTATCGTTGGATAAACCTGCCGGACCTAGACCTTTGCCTTCACCTggtagagaaggaagagctcTGCCTCCACCACCTGTGGGAAGTGCTATGATACCGCCCAGAGAAGATTctgacgaggaggatgaggagaatgaagacgatgacgatggtgtCCCGCCACCACCTCCTGCCCGACCCACTCAGCCTTTGGCTTCCATCGATAATCAGCCTGAGGCGAGTGAGGAGGACATGCCTCCGCCGCCACCGCCTGCACGACCTGTACCTCAAGCGGCTCAGAATCAGCGAGCAGGtgtggaagacgaagacatACTACCGCCGGCCGCAGCTCGAAGTCTGCCTCCGCCCCCAGCTGCGCAGACAGCTacagacgaggatgaagtgcctccgcctcctccggCTAGAGCGCCGCCCATGCCATCCAAACAGCCCGATGagccagaggacgaggaagatataccaccacctccccctcctgCCAGGAAACCGTCTTTACCGGCTCCAATCCAAACAGGCGTAGCTGTTCCTGCTGCTGCACCCAAATCGACGTGTGAGTACTAGCCGATTTCTGATGCTGCGATCTGCAAGGCTGATGAATAGGTGTTCTTGCCAGCTCCATCATCCCCGGTCGGTGTCTCTTCGCCCACAAAATCCCGTACTTTGTCGTCCGAACAACCACCTGCGTCTCctaaagaagaagacgaagatgctaCCCGAAGAAGCGGTATTGCAGCTCGAATGGCAAAATTGGGAGGCATTAAATTCGGCATGCCACCTCCAACGTTCAAGAAATCGTCTCGGGATGTCACATCACCTCCAGCAACAGAGGGTGCAGCCCCGCAAGCGGAGGAGATACACGTGGACTCCCCGATCGACAAAGAGCCGCCACTTCTGAGCCCCCGAACCGAACAGCCAGCACCAAAAGCTGCTCCAGTCCAGGCCAAGACGGCcgaggaaggcgaagagacgCCTGAGCAGGAGTCTGCTAGACGACGAGCTACATTAGCTAGACTACGTGCTGGAGGTGCTCTAGGCGGATTCGGTTTGTTCAATCCTGGAGGTGCACCTGCAGAGACAGAAGATGCTAGAGGACtagaagctgagaaagcgatctcagctgacgaacccgaagatgacgaggctccgccacctcctcctcccgcTCGGCCACCTGTGCCAGCTAGCAGACCCTCTCTTGATGTTCCGGCGACTCccagagaggaagaggaggacgttgctccgcctccacctccgGGTAGACCACAGCCAACGATCTCTACTGCAGCAAGCAACGAAGCTGCGTCCCTCTCAGCGAAGGGTCCGCAGACTCCCTCTTCGCCTATTCCAGCCTCTCCAGTAAGGACACCGTCCGGCAGACGACCACCTGTACCTACCGAGAAGCGATTCTCCCAGACGCATAGACGAAGCAACACCGCATCTTCTGCCAATGCGATCATCCCTGAAGACCGACCCACGAGCATCACGAGCGATTGGCAGATATCCGACGAGCCGGCTGTCATCCTTTCCCAACAGCAGGACGATTCGGAAGATgctgctcctccacctccgcctcccagtcgacctccacctcccccaCAAGCTTcagctcaacctcaacaagcacCTCAAAGTCCGCCTCGAAGATCGGGTAGTTTCTTGTCTAGGAAATCTAGGAATTCGATCGACATCGCCCCTCCTACTCCTTCCAAAGCTCCTCAAGCAGaaaatccttcttcacccgTCCAACCGTCCCCTGCTCGACAACAATCTATCTCACGACaaccgcctcctccaccggCACACACTGCGTCTTCAGCCGGAGGTGCAGGCGGCAGACCAGGGTTCGATCAGTTGAAGGAAGCTTCGTCTACTTATGGTGCGCAATTGGCAAGATCGGCGCATCAAATCTTCAGCGGAGGCAAGAGAGCTCAAGTAGGGGTAAGTGATAAATCTCGGACAACTGTTTTCAGCGCGataatgatgctgattctcGTTCTGCCTGATAGGATGGAAGTCCGGCGGGGTTCGTACTGTTAGCtattgatcaagctcaattaCCCCGTCCAGCTGAAGGATGGGGTCAAATCGTTTTTGAGCAAGAGGGCGGGTCGATCTTGAGAAGGTatgacgatgtgagtgtgCTTCCCACATACTGGCAAATATGCGATACATAACAAAATACTCGTCATATCGTGCTGACTGACGAGTCGACTTGTCTTTCGGTGGTGATAGCCACGACCAGGAGATGTCGCTGCATTTTACGATGCCAAACTCAAAGGTAAAAAGGGGTTATCCACGTACAATCAACACGTAGGATCGGTCCAAGAACCCCTCGTGGGTGTAGTAGCGGAATTCGAGGACAGAAAACATAAATTAAGGGTACTACAAGTTGAACGAGGGGTGAGTGGTctttcttccatcttccaattcttgTCAACTTTGACtgatggttgatggttgTAACAATTTAGGTCTCCGAAGAAGTTAGTTATAGGTGCGAAGATTTGAAGAGCGGGAAAATCATTGTAAGCTGCTTACCTCTCGTTTCTCGTTTGTCAATATGATCGATTGGCTGATGAAcgaaatcttcttcttcttctgaccTGACAGGTATATCGACCTGGATTGTAATTTGTAAATATGCGCGAAGAAGGGAAACTCGCGAATTGGTTTTGTCACGAAATAGAGAGGGAGTCTCTGCCGATTGGCACGTTAATTCATACACCCATATTTTCTTGATTGTAATGTCAGAATGGATGAATCGGTGAGCGGAAAGGATGAAATACTTAATGCCTGTTATGAATCTTTTGACTGATCCTCTTGAGCATCTATGTGATCGCCATGTGTGCATAGATATTCAGATTATCTTGATCCCATTGTCCGCACACTCTAGCCTTCAGGAGGACTGCGCGTCCTAGCAGGACGTAATCTCACGCTGACAATGTCAGAAGAGCGATTACCATGATATGGATATGAAATTCATTAAGTTTTATTTCATCATGAGATTGGAATCTGAATATGGACGATTGAAAAAAACGTGATAATCGATATATGTATAAGTACATATGTATAAGTATATATGATCTAGTGAGAATGGTAAGGGTAAAGCACAACGGGTCAAATAATATGAACGAACAAGATAAAAAGGGCATTGTTAAGGGGTATAGTATAtatctgagctgatattCATGGTCATACCATTCAGAACGGGGTATCGAAGTATTGATGTTGTCGTCGTTAACGCATCCAGTGAGGCGCAAGCAAGTGATCCAGAAAGCAAAGTACGAGGGGTATGATTGCGTGCGAGAGGATGGAGGCAATGTCGATTTTGGCGATGAGCTGTCTTGATCGGTTGGCATCGAATGCCTTTTCTATGACTACGACCAGACCTACGCGAAATTTCAGATACAATATGTCAGTACCACACTGTCCCGCGACTTGATGCTCAATGGTATCACAGTAGTGACAAGTCAAAtcccgactcaccttgagcagacTGTCCCAACTTCCCGTACAGAGCGCCACACCATCCCCACTGACTCCCATGCACGAGATCCTATTCTCGTGTCCTGCAAGCACACCGATACGTTCCCCCTTGAGCGTATCCCACACATTACAGTTGTAATCGTCGTAACCCGCGAAAAGCACTCGTCCGGATATGGAGAATGCGACCGATGTTATACCGCATAATATGTTATCGTGTGCGTACGTATTCAGTTCTCGGTCGGCACGAAGGTCGAACAGTTTACAGGTGGCGTCGTCGGATCCGGTTGCAAAGGCGTCTCCGTTAGGGAAGAATCTATGGAGGTGGATGACAGGATGACGTGCACATCGTTCAAGATaagagaagaggttgagggaaACAAACAGAGCAACAGCTTTTGTCAGTACACTGTATCTTATTCTGCAGCGTATATTCTAGTCGAGACGAAACTCACTGCACTGCGTTGATGTCTGATTCGTGGCCCGTGAAGGTCTGCACAGCTTTTCCAGTCCTGATATCCCATACTTTTGCCGTGGCATCGCAGGCACCCGACACGAAAAGGTTTGCGTTCGGTGCAAGGGAAATGCTAAGTATGATCAGAAGCGAATTAGTCAACTCCCATGCTGCTGCAAGTTCCGGATCACAGGCACATCATTTCGGGAAGCGCCTGtaactcacctcatcacaTCACCCGTATGATCATTGAACTCCATAGTCCTCACGCCCTGTTCTATGTCCCACAACATGCAAGTCATATCTCCGGAGGAAGTGACGATCTGTCGGTCGTTGATGAACCGACAACAACTCAGATAGCCAGTATGCGCACTCAGTTCACGAGCCACTTTGACCTGACCGCCCGGTCCACCGGGTGATGCCCCCCTCAACGAGTAGATGGAACAGATATTGTCCAATCCTCCACAGGCGACAAAGTTCCCCGAGGGCGCGTAGGCACAAGTCATCACCCAAGACGAACGGAGCGGTATGGCGTGCACTTTGTTCGTTGTGTAGGCGTCCCAGACGATGAGCTTCCCATCTTGCGAAGCGGAGACCAGATGCCTCTTATCGGCGGCCCAATGCAAGGCGTATATCTTGGCCAAGTGCCCTTTCAGCGTCCGTCGTACTTTCAGGGTCATACGTGGTAATGGTGGAGTATCGTTTGCCATTGCTCGCACTAGATAGATCGATGGATTGAGTGTGTCAGCGATCAGCTTGTCGAACGCAGGCTACGCATGCTACAACGACATCTTCCAGATCCTCAGACCGCAGATCTTTCCTGCTTTCCTACTTCCTTGGCATACCGTCTGACCTCGTCTCGGAACACTCTGTCGATCCGCTTATAACGCGAGTGTCTCTAACTGCGATTGGCATGCGAAATGCAGAGAGTGCTACTGAATTACTCACAACTTGTGTCTGCAGTTTGATCTTTCGCCGCCCTGATCTTATCCTTCAACGCATCCGCCTCCCTCCGCGCTATCGAGATCTTTTCCTGTATTTCCGCTGATGACATGATGGTTGCTGATTATATTGTATTGCAGCAACTCAGCGTCGCCGTTGAACCTTGATAATAAGGTTGGATAAGGAGCGTCAGTCCAAAGAGTGGGACAAGATGTGTGAAGTGAGAGCTGCGTAGATCTGGTTGTCAAGTTAGAATCAGATCGCCTTTCCCTATATTTCAGTGCGAATGAAATTGACGGGCGACGAATGTCTCCCtgatgatcactcacttgttTATGCTTCGTGCTCGTCACCGATATGAGATGGGCAGAGGATTGGCGGTCGGCTTATTTAGGATGATAACTGTTTGGAGTCGAAGATGCAGGATTGTCGACCTTGATTAGAGGTTGAAGTGTGAAGGATTGCCAATGTGAAATGTCAGATGTCAACTGGTCGTCAAGGACGGGATGATATT is a genomic window containing:
- a CDS encoding guanine nucleotide-binding protein subunit beta, which codes for MSSAEIQEKISIARREADALKDKIRAAKDQTADTSLRAMANDTPPLPRMTLKVRRTLKGHLAKIYALHWAADKRHLVSASQDGKLIVWDAYTTNKVHAIPLRSSWVMTCAYAPSGNFVACGGLDNICSIYSLRGASPGGPGGQVKVARELSAHTGYLSCCRFINDRQIVTSSGDMTCMLWDIEQGVRTMEFNDHTGDVMSISLAPNANLFVSGACDATAKVWDIRTGKAVQTFTGHESDINAVQFFPNGDAFATGSDDATCKLFDLRADRELNTYAHDNILCGITSVAFSISGRVLFAGYDDYNCNVWDTLKGERIGVLAGHENRISCMGVSGDGVALCTGSWDSLLKVWS